From one Sphingobacteriales bacterium genomic stretch:
- a CDS encoding GSCFA domain-containing protein yields MEFRKTIQISKPSFQITHQDGILLMGSCFTENIGERLKYYGFNITINPFGIIYNPVSIFRNMGSINRRKHYTENDLLMRNELHISLDHHGKYSDTDKERLLNAINSEIELTNKSLSACKYIIFTLGTSFVYHHMGTGRIAANCHKLPNTRFKRQLLSINEIKTAFVSIKSDLNDKIILFTVSPVRHWKDGAVQNQRSKSILIESIHEIIEENDNCYYFPAYEIMMDELRDYRFYDEDMLHPNKTAVNYIWERFSQTYFEETTQEILTKIHKLRLMLQHRIKHSNTAEQEDFEKQKRFQIESFRKSHPDIKIDPIPSAE; encoded by the coding sequence ATGGAATTCAGAAAAACCATTCAAATTTCCAAACCTTCTTTCCAAATTACCCATCAGGATGGAATATTGCTGATGGGTTCCTGTTTTACGGAGAATATAGGTGAACGATTAAAGTATTATGGCTTTAACATTACCATTAATCCGTTTGGAATTATATACAATCCTGTTTCGATTTTCCGAAACATGGGCAGCATCAACCGAAGAAAACATTATACGGAGAATGATCTGCTGATGCGGAATGAATTGCATATATCTCTGGACCATCATGGAAAATATTCCGATACCGATAAGGAACGGCTGCTGAATGCAATCAATTCTGAGATAGAACTGACAAATAAGAGTCTTTCCGCCTGTAAATACATTATTTTTACATTGGGTACCTCATTTGTCTATCACCACATGGGTACCGGCAGGATTGCCGCCAATTGTCATAAGCTTCCAAACACCCGATTTAAAAGGCAACTATTGTCAATAAATGAAATCAAGACAGCATTTGTCAGCATTAAATCTGACTTAAATGACAAGATCATTTTATTTACCGTTTCGCCTGTAAGACATTGGAAAGACGGAGCTGTACAAAATCAAAGAAGTAAAAGTATCCTGATAGAAAGTATCCATGAGATAATTGAAGAAAATGACAATTGTTATTACTTCCCTGCTTATGAAATTATGATGGATGAGCTGAGGGATTACAGGTTTTATGATGAGGATATGCTGCATCCGAATAAAACAGCGGTGAATTATATCTGGGAACGGTTTAGTCAAACCTACTTTGAGGAAACAACGCAGGAAATTCTGACTAAGATCCATAAACTGCGGCTGATGCTTCAGCATAGAATTAAACACTCTAACACTGCTGAACAGGAAGATTTTGAAAAACAGAAGAGATTCCAGATTGAGAGCTTTAGAAAGAGCCATCCTGATATCAAAATTGACCCTATTCCTTCAGCAGAATAG
- a CDS encoding DUF5103 domain-containing protein produces the protein MFFLLWAIRIHAIVYENQVFVPYIKTVQLFPTGADMAMPILYLNQNEKLELHFDDLSGKPKNYYYTIIQCNSNWTPTLMNIMEYVDGFTEANITDFDYSNGAKIAYVHYSLQFPNYDMQINKSGNYVMVVYDQNKDNPVFTRRFMIAESKVMMDAGVVYPRSLMNRDRFQEVIFRVNYKGFKIDNPNIEIKAAILQNYRWDNAKFDVRPQFIGMNELNFDLNGVLTFPTAGREFRFFDMRSLRFRGQNIRSFDIRDDENEVYLLLEKPQAPNKYQIVKT, from the coding sequence TTGTTTTTTTTACTATGGGCTATAAGAATCCATGCTATCGTATATGAAAACCAGGTGTTTGTTCCATATATCAAAACTGTTCAGTTATTCCCGACCGGTGCGGACATGGCTATGCCTATCCTGTACCTGAATCAAAACGAAAAACTGGAGCTGCATTTTGATGATTTGTCCGGAAAGCCCAAAAACTATTACTATACCATCATCCAGTGTAACAGCAACTGGACACCGACGTTGATGAACATTATGGAATATGTAGATGGATTCACGGAAGCCAATATCACTGATTTCGATTATTCCAACGGGGCTAAAATAGCTTATGTCCATTACAGCCTTCAATTTCCAAATTACGACATGCAGATCAATAAGTCTGGAAATTATGTGATGGTCGTTTATGACCAGAATAAGGATAATCCTGTTTTTACAAGGCGGTTCATGATTGCGGAGTCAAAAGTGATGATGGATGCAGGGGTTGTCTATCCGCGCAGCTTAATGAATAGGGATAGATTTCAGGAAGTGATTTTCAGGGTGAACTACAAAGGGTTTAAGATCGACAATCCGAATATTGAAATTAAAGCCGCTATCCTGCAAAATTACCGCTGGGACAATGCAAAATTTGATGTTCGTCCGCAATTCATCGGAATGAATGAATTAAATTTCGACTTGAACGGTGTACTCACTTTCCCGACTGCCGGGCGGGAATTTCGTTTTTTTGATATGCGTTCACTGCGTTTCCGAGGTCAGAATATACGCTCGTTTGATATCAGGGACGATGAAAATGAAGTGTACCTCTTATTGGAAAAGCCGCAAGCTCCCAATAAATACCAGATAGTAAAGACCTGA
- a CDS encoding T9SS type A sorting domain-containing protein translates to MKKITALFGLLLSIFMFTRAQDLRKCALDEIIQNDVMNDAALRSTYLEQITNAVNGIAAYDTSLVNTDSIYTVQVVVHVVYLGNNKYENIPDIIIQSQIDALNRDFNLLNADSVNLRPFFIPFRGKAKIKFELASKTPGGQNTTGITRTQGNLGNLPGWDPLSTLLWTALGIEPLKEDFFLLTGSTGKSPWPASRYLNMYVCDLNFANRKCRTCLTLCDTCGALGGFAYPPSNAINWGGLALDRGKNDGIVIDFRFFGQNNWYAIDSTSQRFRDFYAAGRTTVHEAGHYFGLQHQWGNVVNLPGLPVTDGCTIDDFMDDTPEEAEAFANNIPRGTLNPCDTSVNTCNKPYLGRDYPDMYENYMDYSSDLCYNLFTKQQVNMMRYNLLTRRAGLITKREAESVISSVYNPRMKDLGISVYPNPASSLLTVHFDKSLTKEVNIEIVDVAGKVVSASQIKKNTAEHFINIQSLAEGLYAVKCYNDEFSVVQKLFKKN, encoded by the coding sequence ATGAAGAAAATTACCGCGCTGTTTGGACTCCTTCTGTCCATTTTTATGTTCACAAGGGCACAGGACTTAAGAAAATGTGCTTTGGACGAAATTATCCAAAATGATGTGATGAATGACGCGGCTCTCCGCTCAACTTATTTAGAGCAAATAACCAACGCGGTAAATGGTATTGCTGCTTATGACACTTCATTGGTAAATACCGACTCCATCTATACCGTGCAGGTTGTCGTACATGTGGTGTATCTGGGAAATAACAAGTACGAAAACATACCTGATATTATCATTCAATCACAGATAGATGCACTTAACAGAGATTTTAACTTATTGAATGCAGATAGTGTAAATCTGAGACCCTTCTTTATCCCGTTCAGAGGTAAAGCAAAGATAAAATTTGAACTGGCCAGCAAAACACCCGGCGGACAAAATACGACCGGTATTACCAGAACACAGGGTAACCTGGGCAATCTGCCGGGTTGGGATCCGTTGAGTACATTATTATGGACTGCTTTGGGCATTGAGCCGCTGAAAGAAGATTTCTTTTTATTAACAGGTTCAACAGGAAAATCTCCATGGCCGGCTTCCAGGTACCTCAATATGTATGTTTGTGATTTGAATTTTGCAAACAGAAAATGCCGCACCTGTCTTACTTTATGTGATACCTGCGGAGCTTTGGGCGGGTTCGCTTACCCGCCTTCCAATGCCATCAACTGGGGTGGATTGGCACTGGATCGCGGAAAAAATGACGGTATCGTCATTGATTTCCGTTTCTTCGGTCAGAACAACTGGTATGCAATAGATTCTACCTCCCAGAGATTCCGGGATTTTTATGCTGCTGGCAGAACTACCGTACACGAAGCAGGGCACTATTTTGGTTTACAGCATCAATGGGGTAATGTGGTGAATTTACCCGGGTTGCCTGTAACAGACGGCTGCACGATAGATGATTTCATGGATGATACTCCGGAAGAAGCAGAAGCATTTGCCAACAATATACCAAGGGGTACCTTAAATCCCTGTGACACTTCTGTAAATACCTGCAATAAGCCTTATTTAGGCAGGGATTATCCGGATATGTACGAAAACTATATGGATTATTCATCAGATTTGTGCTATAATCTATTTACGAAGCAGCAGGTAAACATGATGCGCTATAATTTGCTGACCAGACGGGCCGGTCTCATAACAAAGAGGGAAGCTGAATCCGTCATCTCGTCTGTTTACAATCCAAGGATGAAAGATCTGGGCATTTCCGTCTATCCGAATCCGGCCAGCAGTTTATTGACCGTTCATTTTGACAAATCCTTAACAAAAGAAGTCAACATTGAAATAGTAGATGTTGCCGGTAAAGTCGTTTCTGCGTCACAGATAAAAAAGAATACCGCTGAACACTTTATCAATATACAGTCTTTGGCAGAAGGATTATATGCCGTAAAATGTTACAACGACGAATTTTCAGTTGTCCAGAAACTTTTTAAGAAAAATTAA
- a CDS encoding YqgE/AlgH family protein, protein MAKNYNVEKGDLLIAEPFMKDPSFKRTVTLVCEHNADGTIGLVLNRPSIFRINEMIPDFPAFQGMVHYGGPVGMDRLNFIHAYGDLIENSFQIKDNICWNGNFEQLKQLIREKKIMPHNIRFFAGYAGWDAGQLNEEMQDESWIVSKDYPEVFKMSEYMWQEVLVKMGGKNKLLSTFPEDPILN, encoded by the coding sequence ATGGCAAAAAATTATAATGTAGAAAAAGGTGATTTGCTCATTGCGGAACCGTTTATGAAAGACCCGAGCTTTAAGAGAACGGTGACATTGGTATGTGAGCATAATGCAGATGGTACGATTGGATTGGTACTGAACCGGCCCTCCATTTTCAGAATAAATGAAATGATACCTGATTTTCCGGCTTTTCAGGGTATGGTGCATTATGGCGGCCCGGTCGGAATGGATCGGCTGAATTTCATTCACGCCTATGGTGATTTAATAGAGAACTCCTTTCAGATTAAAGACAATATCTGCTGGAATGGCAATTTTGAACAGTTGAAGCAGCTGATACGTGAAAAGAAGATTATGCCGCATAATATCCGGTTCTTTGCCGGGTATGCCGGCTGGGATGCCGGACAGCTGAACGAAGAAATGCAGGATGAAAGCTGGATTGTTTCAAAAGACTACCCGGAAGTCTTCAAGATGAGCGAATATATGTGGCAGGAGGTCTTGGTGAAAATGGGCGGAAAAAACAAACTGTTATCCACATTTCCGGAAGATCCTATCTTGAATTAA